In Sulfitobacter guttiformis, the genomic stretch TCTTAACACAAATACGGCTGTCTATATAGGCATCGTTTATACCTATCTGCCGTTCATGATCCTTCCGATCTATGCCGCGCTTGACCGGATGGACGATAGCCTGATCGAGGCGGCCGAAGACCTTGGTTGCTCGCGGCTTACCGCATTTTGGTTGGTCACCATCCCGCTATCGAAAAACGGCATCATCGCTGGTTGTTTTCTGGTGTTCATCCCCGCGCTGGGTGAGTTTGTTATTCCCTCGCTTCTGGGGGGCTCCGGCACGCTGATGATCGGCAAGGTCCTGTTTGAGGAGTTCTTTAACAACCGTGACTGGCCGGTTGCCTCTGCTGTCGCTGTGATCCTTTTGCTGATCTTGATTGTGCCTATCGTTCTATTTCAACGGAACCAGCAAAGACAGGCGGAGGCAGAAACATGAAGCGCTTGAGCCCCTTTAATGTCACCTCCCTCACGCTGGGGTTTGTGTTTCTCTACCTTCCGATGCTTCTGTTGGTCATCTACAGCTTCAACTCGTCAAAGCTGGTCACGGTCTGGGCCGGTTTTTCGACCAAATGGTACGGGGAGTTATTGCGTGACGAGGCATTCCTGAGTGCTGCTGTCGTCACAATCAAAGTCGCGGTTATCTCGTCTACCTTTGCTACAATTTTGGGAACAATGGCTGCTTATGTGCTGGTAAACTCCGGCCGGTTTTTTGGGCGTACGCTTTTTTCCGGCATGATTTATGCGCCGTTGGTGATGCCGGAAGTGATTACAGGACTATCACTTCTCCTGTTGTTTATCGGGTTGGGAATTGACCGCGGCGTGCTGACGATCGTGCTTGCTCATACCACATTTTCGATGTGCTTTGTGTCGGTGGTCGTATCGTCCCGCCTGGTGAGTTTCGACCGCTCACTCGAAGAGGCGGCCCTTGATCTTGGGTGTAGCCGGTTTGATGCCTTTCGGCTGGTAACCCTGCCGATCATCGCACCTGCTGTCATTTCCGGCTGGCTTCTGGCGTTCACCCTCAGCCTTGATGATCTTGTAATCGCTTCCTTTGTATCCGGACCATCTTCGACGACATTGCCAATTAAAATATGGAGTTCTGTACGCCTTGGTGTGTCACCGGAGATCAATGCGCTCTCGACATTGATGATTGCGATTGTGACCATTGGTGTTGTTACTGCTTCTATTGTCTCGAAACGGAACTCGGTGCGCGCGCAGAAGGACGCGCAGGCAGCAGAGCGGAACGGGTGAAGCGCATATTTGATAAATATGCTTACGGTGATGGCCCGCGCGCAGGTTGCTGGTGGGATGCAACTGTGTCGACGTCTGCGCGGCCCACATTTAAACAATCTGCGCGCACAGATGTAGCGATTATCGGTGGTGGATTTACCGGCTTGTCCGCTGCGCTACACCTTGCACGGTCTGGTGTTTCGGTAACCTTGATCGAGGCCGAGCACGTCGGGTGGGGTGCATCGGGGCGAAATGGCGGATTTTGCTGTTTGGGCGGTGGCATCGCTGATGATGCGGTCCTTGATCGCCGTTTTGGCGTAGCGGGGCGCATAGATTTCCGCCGAACAGAGCTCGCTGCGATCGGTGCTGTTGAGGGGATTATCGATGCTACAGGCCTGAAAGTAGACCGGCACTCCGTGGGCGAGACGTCCCTCGCGCATCGGTCTAAAGACTTTTTAGCACTCAGGCGCCATGCCGATACCATCGCTGAAAATTACGGTGTTGAATACGAGCTTCACATCGCAGACGAACTTTCCGGAATGGGGATGGCGGGCCCGTTTCATGGCGGCCTTTCAATCAGGGCGGGCTTTGGCCTGAATCCGCGGAAATATTTGCTGGGGTTGGCTCAGGAAGCGGAAAAGGCGGGTGCGCTGATCTACGAACGCAGTGGCGTTGCGGAATTGACCTCTCACGTGGATGGCTGGCAGTTGCGGATAAATGGCCACAAATTGCGGGCGGATCAGGTCATTCTGGCAACAAACGGTTATTCATCTGAGGATTTGCCCCCATGGCTGGCCGGTCGGTATATGCCGGGCCAATCAAATGTCCTTGTGACGCGTCCGATGTCACATGAGGAGCTGGAAGCAGCAGGATGGACCAGCACTCAAATGGCATATGATACTCGGAACCTGCTTCATTATTTCCGGTTAATGCCAGATGGACGTTTCTTGTTCGGGATGCGCGGTGGGCTGTTTACAGGAGCATCCGCCGAGGCCCATGCCGCGAAAAAGATCAGGTCCCACTTTGAGGAAATGTTCCCGGCC encodes the following:
- a CDS encoding ABC transporter permease subunit codes for the protein MKRLSPFNVTSLTLGFVFLYLPMLLLVIYSFNSSKLVTVWAGFSTKWYGELLRDEAFLSAAVVTIKVAVISSTFATILGTMAAYVLVNSGRFFGRTLFSGMIYAPLVMPEVITGLSLLLLFIGLGIDRGVLTIVLAHTTFSMCFVSVVVSSRLVSFDRSLEEAALDLGCSRFDAFRLVTLPIIAPAVISGWLLAFTLSLDDLVIASFVSGPSSTTLPIKIWSSVRLGVSPEINALSTLMIAIVTIGVVTASIVSKRNSVRAQKDAQAAERNG
- a CDS encoding NAD(P)/FAD-dependent oxidoreductase, translating into MKRIFDKYAYGDGPRAGCWWDATVSTSARPTFKQSARTDVAIIGGGFTGLSAALHLARSGVSVTLIEAEHVGWGASGRNGGFCCLGGGIADDAVLDRRFGVAGRIDFRRTELAAIGAVEGIIDATGLKVDRHSVGETSLAHRSKDFLALRRHADTIAENYGVEYELHIADELSGMGMAGPFHGGLSIRAGFGLNPRKYLLGLAQEAEKAGALIYERSGVAELTSHVDGWQLRINGHKLRADQVILATNGYSSEDLPPWLAGRYMPGQSNVLVTRPMSHEELEAAGWTSTQMAYDTRNLLHYFRLMPDGRFLFGMRGGLFTGASAEAHAAKKIRSHFEEMFPAWRGIETTHSWSGMVCLSRDLLPFVGRIPQANGLWTGMCYHGNGVAMGSYSGMLLSQLVQGKSPDILYPEAMRVPLRKFELGRWRRVVMPAAYAAFMLADR